The following nucleotide sequence is from Acidobacteriota bacterium.
AGTGGAAGATCGCCTCGACGACGCCGTCCGCCACGATCCGCTCCGGCCCGCCGAACAGGGCCGCGCGGTCGCATTCGAACAGCCAGATCTGCCGGACGTAGGGAGCGAGCGCGTCGTCGACGGGAAACTCGCGGTACCGTATCGGCACGATGCCGCATGGTAACCCGGTCGACAGCGTAAGCCTGACGGTGGCGTGGTCGACTACGCGGTACGACGAGGCGACCGCGTCACTCCTGCCGCAGGACAGTCATCGGATCGAGCTGCGCCGCGCGCCGCACCGAGGCGAGCGTGGTCGTGAGACCGACGAGTGCAACGACCACCGCTCCCGGCGCGAGCAGCAGGAACTGGAAGACCCATTCGTTTCGGCCGCCGGTGTCCCAGCCGGCGATCCAGGTGCTCCAGGCCGCGATGCCGGCGACGCCCGCGACGGTCCCCATCGCGAGATGACGGATCGCTCGCCAGAGCACCAGCCAGCTCACCTGCGCCGGTTGTGCGCCGAGCGTCATCCGGATGGCGATTTCGCGAAGACGCTGCTGGACCGCGTGCGAGGTCACCGCGTAGAGGCCCGCCGTCGACAGGATGAGGGCAATCAGCGCAATGGTCCACAGCGTCGCCTGGGCCGTGCGACCGTTCCAGGAGGCGCGGTGGAGGGCCTGCTCCAGGGTGGCCACCCGGAACAGCGGGAGATCCGGATCGAGCTGCCGGACCGTTTCGCGAACCCGGGACGCTGCCGCCGTCGGATCGCCCGGCGAACGAACGACGAGCGTCGCCGTCCGGGGCGGGTCGGCGCGGTACGGAAGATAGACCAGCGGGTCGGGGCTGCCGCGCCCGAGACGTTGCCGCAACGTCGGCGCCACACCGACGATGGTCAACCAGACAGCCTGCGGGTCGCCCGCCTCCGGCGCCTCCGTCACGAGCCGGATGCGGCGGCCGAGCGGCTCCTCGTCCGCGAAGTGGATCTCGACGAACCGCGCGTTCACGATGGCGGCGCTCGATTCCGGCGCCCCGTCGCGCTCGGAGAAAGGCCGTCCCCGCAGCAGCGGCACGCCGAGGGTGTCGAAGTAGCCCGGCCCGGTCGCCAACGTCAAGACGGTCGGCAGTACTTCGGCCGGCGCCGCCGGGCGCTGGTCGATGATGACCTGGCGTTCCGTCGTTCCGCCGCGTCCGCCGCCCGGCAGGGCGTTGACGATCGCCGCCGTAGTCCCCCCGCGGGAGCCGAGCCGATCGCGCACGTCCTCGAAGAACGCGGCGCGCGCCGCGGGTGTCTCGTACCGGCTGGTCGTCAGGTTCACCTGCGCGGTCAGGACACCCGACGGGTCCAGCGCGGCGAACGTGCGTTGCGCATCGATGAAGCTGAGCACGGAGCCGGAGACCCCCGCCAGCAGGATGAGCGTCAGGCCGAACTCGGCCGTCAGGAACACACTGGTCCAGCGGCTGGTGGTCCGGCCCGCGCCGGTGCGCGCGTCGTGCCTGAGCGACCCGCCGCCGGCGCGTGACACCGCAAGGGCCGGGATCAGACCGAAGAGAAACACGGTGGCGCAGCCGATGCCGCTCATCGCGGCGAACACCGGGATGTCGAAGTCGAAGGTGATCCAGTACCCGAGCATGCCGTCGGGAATGGCGTTGTCGAGCGCCCGCA
It contains:
- a CDS encoding ABC transporter permease, which codes for MSWWRRLRDRDGLEDRLDAELRDHVERQVADHVRTGMPETEARRRARLDFGGLDQVKELCRDARRLRWLADAWRDVRFAARLLARNRSFTLVTVSVLALGIGVTTQFFVMFYAITLRSLPIDDPERVVHISTRDARARRGGVSYADFEDIRDATTSFSALAAYRAGPVAIGDDDLAPARFERVFISASGLGLLGETPILGRDFRDADDRPGAQRVVILAAHAWRDRYGGDPGVVGRVIRIDGEPAAVIGVMPDGFRFPRLADLWQPVSQIAGLEHQPRDARGFEVIGRLAHDATVARAAAEIDALTAVLARDHPETHDDVRHVAVTVPERFVGSDASDPTWFAFLSAGALVLLIACANAANLLLMQAARRGHEIGVRMSLGASRWRVIRQLLIESTLLASLGVLVGSGLAMLGLRALDNAIPDGMLGYWITFDFDIPVFAAMSGIGCATVFLFGLIPALAVSRAGGGSLRHDARTGAGRTTSRWTSVFLTAEFGLTLILLAGVSGSVLSFIDAQRTFAALDPSGVLTAQVNLTTSRYETPAARAAFFEDVRDRLGSRGGTTAAIVNALPGGGRGGTTERQVIIDQRPAAPAEVLPTVLTLATGPGYFDTLGVPLLRGRPFSERDGAPESSAAIVNARFVEIHFADEEPLGRRIRLVTEAPEAGDPQAVWLTIVGVAPTLRQRLGRGSPDPLVYLPYRADPPRTATLVVRSPGDPTAAASRVRETVRQLDPDLPLFRVATLEQALHRASWNGRTAQATLWTIALIALILSTAGLYAVTSHAVQQRLREIAIRMTLGAQPAQVSWLVLWRAIRHLAMGTVAGVAGIAAWSTWIAGWDTGGRNEWVFQFLLLAPGAVVVALVGLTTTLASVRRAAQLDPMTVLRQE